The Nitrososphaerota archaeon genome includes a region encoding these proteins:
- a CDS encoding PQQ-binding-like beta-propeller repeat protein, whose amino-acid sequence MLSTSKYRISLLSIIVILSFSTVLPALVYAVPTGTNNGKDWMYTDGNSWAQNYTPETQITKSNVNSLEVKWLFPIESKSTAQASMLGIALEGSTTPPIVRNGTVYIATQYGRTYAIDAETGKLRWKYDYVIDLNATAQKLPINFQGILPGIGLTAHMHGFRFWEKGNAVLLNGLACDIYGIDANTGKQSFWIQNLCANIPGNIYKYRQGAVSTTNIGTYEKGRQFITVQPGAMHSYIYGGDARHTTTGVSMDAPYNIIWRVFSYPPQDKATKDWATQECGIGYFQTMPCTDAQAKAPANLEWDWAQPNEPPNQFGGVTANWGEVVVDEDTGMAYTQTGNQGPYTYIGTTPGPRLYGSTIMAIDLSKGQRAWWLQPFPRDPYDYDCNWSGVLADVQGLGKVYMKGCKEGRLYVMNATNGKPLYVSDLVNEMVSFGQIGPSALKEPYQGGVRYHLNNITSHYDIKEMVSPDNSTYCGRPCPLFPNFFNGVFGTDMSYDPETGTLYHYSTALQTIIVRSLPAAIGVNTAVTTGTFPTNTTIVARNVKTGNITWKYYYPFSQQRAAMVITPELLFAGFTDGYLRFFDKSNGQLLREMNLGSNLQIQFTTGQDSKGNQKIFGLLGVSSTFAPSTPGTLVAIGLSKQAAANATATTTVTTTAAATTTTITSTTTSVSVSTTTAAASTITTTIPATTTTITSTLPGGQTTTITSTIPARTITTTIPGGVTTVTSTPAGGLPVEVTYAAIAIAVIAIIAAAVLATRRRS is encoded by the coding sequence ATGTTATCTACATCTAAATATAGAATAAGTCTACTATCGATCATCGTAATCTTATCGTTCAGCACAGTCCTACCCGCACTCGTCTATGCCGTGCCGACAGGAACAAACAACGGCAAAGACTGGATGTACACAGACGGCAACTCATGGGCACAGAACTATACCCCTGAGACACAGATCACGAAGAGCAACGTGAACAGCCTAGAAGTAAAATGGCTATTCCCAATCGAAAGCAAATCAACCGCCCAAGCATCAATGCTTGGAATTGCACTAGAAGGCTCAACAACTCCACCAATCGTCAGAAACGGAACAGTCTACATCGCCACCCAGTATGGACGAACCTATGCGATAGACGCGGAGACAGGCAAACTTCGCTGGAAATACGACTACGTCATAGATCTCAACGCAACTGCACAGAAGCTACCGATTAATTTCCAAGGGATCTTGCCTGGAATAGGCCTTACTGCACATATGCACGGTTTCAGATTCTGGGAGAAAGGAAATGCAGTCCTACTTAACGGGCTGGCATGCGACATCTATGGTATAGACGCTAACACCGGCAAACAATCCTTCTGGATCCAGAACCTCTGCGCAAACATTCCTGGAAATATCTACAAGTATAGACAGGGCGCAGTCAGCACAACAAACATCGGCACCTACGAAAAGGGACGCCAATTCATCACAGTGCAGCCAGGTGCTATGCACAGCTACATCTACGGAGGGGACGCTAGACACACCACTACAGGTGTAAGTATGGACGCACCGTACAATATTATATGGAGAGTATTCAGCTACCCACCGCAGGACAAGGCCACCAAAGATTGGGCAACACAAGAATGTGGCATCGGATACTTCCAGACTATGCCTTGTACGGATGCGCAAGCAAAAGCTCCTGCTAACCTTGAATGGGACTGGGCTCAACCCAACGAGCCACCCAACCAATTTGGCGGTGTCACCGCCAACTGGGGCGAAGTAGTAGTGGACGAGGACACAGGAATGGCCTACACACAAACAGGCAACCAAGGACCATACACATACATTGGAACCACACCCGGACCAAGACTTTACGGCTCAACCATCATGGCTATTGACCTGAGCAAAGGTCAACGCGCTTGGTGGCTGCAGCCCTTCCCACGCGATCCATACGACTACGACTGCAACTGGAGCGGAGTATTGGCGGATGTACAGGGACTAGGCAAAGTCTACATGAAGGGTTGCAAGGAAGGACGATTATACGTAATGAATGCGACGAACGGCAAGCCACTTTACGTGAGCGATCTGGTCAACGAGATGGTATCCTTCGGCCAGATTGGTCCATCTGCCCTTAAGGAGCCTTATCAGGGTGGTGTTCGCTACCATCTCAATAACATAACTAGTCATTATGACATAAAGGAGATGGTATCGCCTGACAACAGCACTTACTGTGGAAGACCATGTCCGTTATTCCCGAACTTCTTCAACGGGGTCTTCGGCACAGACATGTCATACGATCCTGAAACCGGCACTCTATACCACTACTCAACAGCTCTCCAGACAATCATTGTGCGATCACTTCCAGCAGCTATCGGGGTAAATACCGCCGTTACTACAGGTACTTTCCCAACCAATACGACTATCGTAGCCCGCAATGTAAAGACCGGCAACATCACATGGAAATACTACTACCCGTTTTCGCAGCAACGAGCAGCAATGGTTATCACGCCTGAACTGCTCTTCGCAGGCTTCACGGACGGATACCTAAGATTCTTCGACAAGAGCAACGGTCAGCTCCTGCGCGAAATGAACCTAGGCTCAAACCTACAGATACAGTTCACCACCGGCCAAGACTCTAAAGGCAACCAGAAGATATTCGGACTACTCGGAGTATCAAGCACCTTCGCACCATCAACTCCAGGTACACTTGTAGCAATCGGACTATCAAAGCAGGCAGCAGCTAATGCTACCGCTACAACCACCGTCACAACTACAGCAGCTGCGACCACAACCACAATAACATCAACAACTACTTCCGTCTCTGTTTCAACCACCACCGCTGCCGCTTCGACAATTACAACCACTATACCTGCGACCACAACCACAATCACATCTACGCTCCCAGGAGGTCAAACGACCACAATCACCAGCACCATCCCAGCTAGAACTATCACAACAACCATACCTGGCGGCGTAACAACTGTTACATCCACACCAGCAGGCGGTCTCCCAGTAGAAGTCACATACGCCGCAATCGCAATAGCAGTCATAGCTATTATCGCAGCCGCGGTACTAGCTACACGCAGACGATCATAG
- a CDS encoding fused MFS/spermidine synthase, which translates to MEFTKSIWSIRFNLFVCGAATMALEIMGSRLLAPVFGDSVFVWGSIIGVVMTSLALGYYIGGNMADRQPSFRSFSLIILAAGIFTVLIPISSPTVLELVIHSGLGDRYGPLLATALLLAVPTVLLGMVSPYSIRLAAKNLVTVGGISGSLYSISTGGSIFGTFFTVFVLIPEFGVRSIFFSIGIVLVAISIIGFTKMERIFVIFIAAILMMPSSNVLLGTLTLYSGSLVYQKDTPYNSLNVVDDAHSGVRTLWLNSLPHSAMYLNGSSNSVFLYTDYFHIAFAFNPDIRHVLFIGGGGFSAPKKFLEDYPKVTVDVVEIDPEVVKTAKQYFSVNDDPRLNIFNEDGRRFLSQSSEKYDLIVLDAYSKTYVPFHLMTEEFFNLIDQHLNPNGVIASNMISSLVGDTSDLLRAEYKTVNQTYPKTIYLFTTTSNSLSQVQNIILVAQKSSNHYSKQELINSALDAPKRGDVLAKYVATYYDSEVNTKDVPVLTDDYAPAQSLLNPVTGAPYEGGETILPRSTLSPLVIGGVWIAMLVALYLFSSRARTWLRPGEVEGEVGRK; encoded by the coding sequence ATGGAGTTTACGAAGTCTATCTGGAGTATTCGGTTTAACCTGTTCGTCTGCGGCGCAGCTACTATGGCGCTTGAGATTATGGGTAGTCGGCTTCTCGCACCTGTATTCGGTGACAGTGTATTCGTCTGGGGCAGCATCATAGGTGTAGTGATGACTTCGCTGGCACTCGGCTACTATATTGGTGGTAATATGGCGGATAGGCAGCCTAGCTTCCGGAGCTTCTCCCTGATAATTTTGGCGGCAGGCATCTTCACGGTTCTGATCCCGATTTCTTCGCCCACGGTGCTTGAGCTTGTCATTCACTCCGGGCTTGGTGATCGCTACGGTCCTCTTCTCGCAACAGCTCTTCTGCTCGCGGTGCCCACTGTACTTCTCGGAATGGTGTCACCCTACTCAATCAGGCTTGCGGCCAAGAATCTTGTTACGGTAGGCGGTATCTCGGGTAGCCTTTACTCTATCTCCACCGGTGGAAGCATCTTCGGAACCTTCTTCACCGTCTTTGTTCTCATACCTGAATTCGGCGTCCGCTCAATCTTCTTCTCCATAGGTATAGTGCTGGTGGCGATTTCAATAATCGGCTTCACCAAAATGGAACGAATCTTCGTCATCTTCATCGCGGCGATTCTCATGATGCCTTCATCCAATGTTCTGCTGGGAACACTCACGCTCTACAGCGGCAGTCTTGTCTATCAGAAAGACACGCCGTACAACAGTTTGAATGTAGTGGACGATGCTCACAGCGGTGTCAGGACGCTCTGGCTGAACAGTCTACCTCACAGCGCAATGTATCTCAACGGTTCCAGCAACTCAGTTTTCCTCTACACTGACTACTTCCACATAGCCTTCGCCTTCAACCCTGATATTCGACACGTGCTCTTCATCGGAGGAGGAGGCTTCTCTGCTCCAAAAAAGTTCCTTGAAGATTATCCTAAAGTAACTGTGGATGTTGTTGAGATTGATCCTGAGGTGGTGAAGACCGCTAAACAATACTTCTCCGTTAATGATGATCCGCGTCTAAACATCTTCAACGAGGATGGTCGTCGCTTCCTCAGCCAAAGCAGCGAAAAATACGATCTCATTGTTCTAGACGCGTATTCAAAGACCTATGTTCCGTTCCACCTAATGACCGAGGAATTCTTCAACCTAATTGACCAACACCTGAACCCGAACGGCGTCATCGCTTCAAACATGATATCGTCCTTGGTCGGCGACACCTCCGACCTACTGCGAGCTGAGTACAAAACTGTCAATCAAACCTATCCGAAAACAATCTATCTCTTCACCACTACCAGCAACAGCCTCTCACAGGTGCAGAATATTATCCTAGTAGCGCAGAAGAGCAGCAACCACTACAGTAAACAAGAGCTGATTAACAGTGCCCTAGACGCGCCGAAAAGAGGCGATGTCCTAGCAAAATACGTTGCAACATACTACGACTCCGAAGTCAACACGAAAGATGTACCGGTCCTCACCGACGATTACGCTCCAGCCCAGAGTCTGCTGAACCCCGTTACAGGCGCGCCCTACGAAGGCGGCGAAACAATTCTCCCCCGAAGCACCTTGAGCCCACTCGTAATCGGCGGGGTATGGATCGCCATGCTTGTAGCTCTTTACCTGTTCTCCAGCCGCGCAAGAACGTGGCTCCGCCCAGGTGAAGTAGAAGGTGAAGTCGGGCGGAAGTGA
- a CDS encoding M67 family metallopeptidase: MWKAEQVILTGTQIQRLEKIAKDAMPFESCALLLGSVENSRVTVSDILQAKNRERSTVTFRIDPAFIFKAYQQADREGKELVVIFHSHPAPPRPSPTDLHYMEVNPVVWLILSTVTNKIEGHQLLGGETRSVKVLIEDNSTDRLTG, from the coding sequence TTGTGGAAAGCCGAGCAAGTTATCCTAACAGGGACACAAATCCAGCGGCTGGAAAAGATCGCGAAGGACGCTATGCCATTCGAAAGCTGTGCTTTACTCCTAGGATCTGTGGAGAACAGCAGAGTAACGGTAAGTGATATTCTGCAGGCGAAGAATCGTGAACGCTCCACAGTGACATTCCGGATTGATCCGGCGTTCATCTTCAAAGCGTATCAACAGGCTGATCGAGAGGGGAAAGAGCTAGTTGTGATATTTCACTCGCACCCGGCGCCACCTCGACCTTCACCTACTGACTTACATTACATGGAGGTTAACCCAGTCGTCTGGCTCATCTTATCCACCGTCACGAACAAGATTGAAGGTCACCAGCTGCTGGGAGGCGAAACCCGAAGCGTCAAAGTGCTTATTGAGGATAACTCAACGGATCGATTAACTGGCTAG
- a CDS encoding polyprenyl synthetase family protein, translated as MKSYDSSSINELMGKTKDYTDSIEEALEKEISHYSWSSFHDPMRYAVDGGKRVRPVILLLAAEAIGKQSEDPYAAAVAVELLHTESIIHDDIIDQEISRRDRMSFHVKYGYSASVLTADFVFGMILDIASRYRDPEVARELSSAALRMCEGEFRELKIDPNSYRIGCEEYVSIISQKTASLFQTSAKIGAIIGGGDKEQINSLSNYGLHLGIAYQTQDDILDWGDDGKITKALEINPPEEDMLNYLKKMTQLYADKAKKDLKVLPDSPARNHLFQLADFTVTRPI; from the coding sequence TTGAAGAGCTACGATAGCAGCTCGATCAACGAGCTGATGGGCAAGACCAAGGATTATACAGATAGCATCGAGGAGGCTCTTGAGAAAGAGATCTCCCACTACTCATGGTCAAGCTTCCACGATCCTATGCGCTACGCAGTAGACGGCGGGAAACGTGTTCGCCCCGTTATTCTACTTCTCGCAGCGGAAGCGATCGGGAAGCAAAGTGAGGATCCGTATGCAGCAGCTGTCGCGGTTGAGCTTCTCCACACAGAGTCCATCATCCACGACGACATCATAGATCAAGAGATATCGAGACGTGACCGCATGTCCTTCCATGTAAAATACGGCTACAGCGCCTCTGTCCTGACTGCTGACTTTGTATTCGGGATGATACTTGACATAGCTTCTAGATATAGAGACCCTGAAGTGGCGCGTGAACTTTCATCCGCTGCGCTCCGTATGTGCGAAGGCGAGTTCAGGGAGCTGAAAATAGATCCTAACAGCTATAGAATCGGATGCGAAGAGTATGTGAGCATCATCTCACAGAAGACAGCGTCGCTATTCCAGACCTCAGCTAAGATAGGCGCGATCATCGGTGGAGGAGACAAGGAGCAGATAAACTCTCTCTCAAATTACGGCTTACATCTAGGCATCGCATACCAAACTCAGGACGATATTCTCGACTGGGGCGATGATGGAAAAATCACAAAAGCCCTTGAAATCAACCCACCTGAAGAAGACATGTTGAACTACCTGAAGAAAATGACGCAGCTCTACGCCGACAAGGCTAAGAAAGATCTAAAAGTGCTCCCAGATTCACCTGCTAGAAACCATCTCTTCCAGCTGGCAGACTTCACAGTCACCCGCCCAATCTAG